The following coding sequences lie in one Chionomys nivalis chromosome 8, mChiNiv1.1, whole genome shotgun sequence genomic window:
- the LOC130880322 gene encoding membrane-spanning 4-domains subfamily A member 4A-like: protein MITIQGIGQTASGAAYDAQQLGQQSLHVNSHAWQRMAEKFLKGEPKILGVVQIVIALMNLTIGIMMISATVTSSEMPPVSVYTGYPVWGSLMFIISGSFSIVAGRRTTKGLVRSSLGLNITSSVFAFTGIIIYTLSPSIYSYHLHYCMYRGSSETCHMTISILMGLDIVLVILSALEFCIGVSLSAFGCRVMCCNPGGVVIIMPSSPPTKETTHPISL, encoded by the exons ATGATAACCATACAAGGAATAGGACAGACTGCATCGGGAGCTGCCTATGATGCACAGCAGCTGGGACAACAGTCTTTACATGTGAATTCGCATGCGTGGCAAAGGATGGCAGAGAAGTTCTTAAAGGGAGAACCCAAAATCCTTGGG GTTGTGCAGATTGTGATTGCCCTCATGAACCTCACCATAGGAATTATGATGATAAGTGCCACTGTGACATCCAGTGAAATGCCCCCTGTTTCAGTGTACACAGGGTACCCAGTTTGGGGATCTCTCATG TTTATTATTTCAGGCTCATTCTCAATTGTAGCAGGAAGAAGAACTACAAAAGGCTTG GTTCGAAGTAGCCTAGGCTTGAACATCACCAGCTCTGTGTTTGCTTTCACGGGGATCATAATCTACACACTGAGCCCAAGCATTTATTCTTACCATTTACATTACTGTATGTATAGAGGCTCCTCGGAAACCTGTCACATGACCATATCCATTTTAATG GGTCTGGATATTGTGTTAGTCATTCTAAGTGCGCTGGAGTTCTGCattggtgtctctctctctgcctttggatGCAGAGTGATGTGTTGTAACCCTGGTGGG GTCGTAATAATTATGCCATCAAGTCCTCCCACGAAAGAAACAACACATCCTATATCACTTTAA